From Nitrospirota bacterium, the proteins below share one genomic window:
- a CDS encoding redoxin domain-containing protein: protein MLLIGQRAPRFRVPALRDGALTYLDSAGMHGRWVVLCCLPRLSLVEATIVDRQGAAFTCYGADFLAVAPEDRALRRPWLGRLGALRAPLLVDPLRRLHRAYGLVQDQTLTRCRTFLIDPDGLLRFHLVHDLTGRGLSAVTEILRLFQHRQAPALRHSFGRR from the coding sequence ATGTTGCTCATCGGCCAACGCGCTCCTCGGTTCCGAGTGCCGGCGTTACGGGACGGAGCGTTGACGTATCTGGATTCCGCCGGAATGCACGGCCGCTGGGTGGTCCTGTGCTGCTTGCCGAGGCTGAGCCTGGTCGAGGCGACCATCGTGGACCGTCAAGGCGCCGCTTTCACCTGCTACGGGGCCGATTTTCTCGCCGTCGCGCCTGAAGATCGTGCATTGCGGCGGCCATGGCTCGGCAGGCTCGGCGCGTTGCGGGCGCCCCTCCTGGTCGACCCCTTGCGCCGCCTTCACCGCGCCTACGGCCTCGTCCAGGACCAGACTCTGACCCGGTGCCGGACTTTCTTGATTGATCCGGACGGTCTGCTCCGTTTCCATTTGGTACACGATCTGACCGGCCGAGGCCTGAGCGCGGTCACGGAAATCCTGCGCCTGTTCCAACACCGACAGGCGCCGGCTCTGAGGCATTCGTTTGGAAGGAGGTGA
- the bfr gene encoding bacterioferritin encodes MKAKEGVINLLNKILTADLTAINQYFVHAKMCENWGYERLHHHVRKRAFDEMKDAEELIEHILYLEGVPNMQRLGTVHVGETVPEQFKADLKAEQEMLAILSEGVIHCTKVGDFTTRHMLEDMVKDVDEHIDWIETQQELIEQVGLENYLSEQIHKEE; translated from the coding sequence ATGAAAGCGAAGGAAGGCGTCATCAATCTGCTCAACAAGATCCTTACCGCGGACTTGACGGCCATCAATCAGTATTTTGTCCATGCCAAGATGTGCGAGAACTGGGGCTACGAGCGCCTCCATCATCACGTCCGCAAGCGGGCGTTCGACGAAATGAAGGACGCGGAAGAGCTGATCGAGCACATTCTGTATCTGGAAGGCGTGCCCAACATGCAGCGGCTGGGCACGGTGCACGTCGGCGAAACCGTTCCCGAGCAGTTCAAGGCGGATCTGAAGGCCGAGCAGGAGATGTTGGCCATCTTGAGCGAAGGCGTGATCCATTGCACCAAGGTCGGGGACTTCACCACGCGCCACATGCTGGAAGACATGGTGAAGGACGTTGACGAGCATATCGATTGGATCGAGACCCAGCAGGAGTTGATCGAGCAAGTCGGCTTGGAAAATTATTTGAGCGAGCAGATCCACAAAGAGGAATAG
- the dprA gene encoding DNA-processing protein DprA, whose protein sequence is MTKARERHDARERQALQAWLTLRAVNGLGEAALFRLVQTFGSPRAVLTASAGELTGAGCSPALAQAIQRGPDAQARERIDRELDAIVRLKLSVVTCLDEAYPVRLRMIPDPPPVLYVAGRLEPSDQYAVAIVGARRASHAGRVLAEELSRDLAASGFTIVSGLARGIDAAAHRGALAAGGRTVAVLGCGVDRTYPPEHDTLREQIEAHGAVLSELPPGSPPHSYHFPRRNRIISGLCLGVVVAEAAIESGSLITARLAADQGREVFAVPGFAKAENSRGPNGLIKQGAKLVECAQDVIDELLPQVDDAFKRRVNARASEAREPSSRLSGDEAKVYDALSYEPRHLDDVVVKTGLSPSEVAALLLALELKQRVRQLPGHSYLRL, encoded by the coding sequence ATGACAAAGGCGCGGGAGCGACACGACGCGCGCGAACGGCAAGCGTTGCAAGCCTGGCTCACGTTGCGGGCCGTCAACGGGCTGGGCGAGGCGGCGCTGTTCCGGCTCGTGCAGACCTTCGGTTCGCCCCGAGCGGTCTTGACGGCGTCGGCCGGTGAATTGACCGGAGCGGGGTGCAGTCCCGCCTTGGCGCAGGCCATTCAACGGGGACCCGACGCGCAAGCCCGCGAACGCATCGACCGGGAGTTGGACGCGATCGTTCGCCTGAAGCTGTCCGTGGTCACGTGCCTCGATGAGGCATATCCGGTTCGTCTCAGGATGATTCCGGATCCGCCGCCGGTGCTGTATGTCGCCGGACGACTGGAGCCGTCCGACCAGTATGCGGTGGCGATCGTCGGAGCGCGGCGCGCGAGTCACGCCGGGCGGGTCTTGGCGGAGGAGTTGAGCCGGGACCTGGCGGCGTCCGGCTTTACGATCGTCAGCGGGCTTGCGCGAGGGATCGATGCGGCTGCGCATCGGGGTGCGTTGGCCGCCGGCGGACGGACGGTGGCGGTACTGGGGTGCGGCGTGGACCGCACCTATCCGCCCGAACACGACACGCTGCGCGAACAGATCGAAGCCCACGGCGCCGTGCTGTCCGAATTGCCGCCGGGTTCGCCGCCGCACAGCTACCACTTTCCCCGGCGCAACCGGATCATCAGCGGGTTGTGTTTGGGGGTCGTGGTTGCGGAAGCGGCGATCGAGAGCGGATCGCTCATCACGGCGAGGTTGGCCGCCGATCAGGGCCGCGAGGTGTTCGCCGTGCCCGGGTTCGCGAAGGCGGAAAATAGCCGCGGGCCGAACGGACTGATCAAGCAAGGCGCCAAACTGGTCGAATGCGCGCAGGACGTGATCGACGAGCTCCTGCCGCAGGTCGATGACGCCTTCAAGCGGCGCGTGAACGCGCGGGCGTCCGAGGCGCGCGAACCATCGTCCCGCTTGAGCGGAGACGAGGCGAAGGTTTATGATGCGCTCTCCTATGAGCCGCGGCACTTAGATGACGTGGTCGTGAAAACCGGTCTCTCCCCTTCGGAGGTCGCCGCGCTCCTTCTGGCGTTGGAGCTGAAGCAGCGCGTCCGCCAACTGCCCGGGCATTCCTACCTTCGGTTATAA
- the topA gene encoding type I DNA topoisomerase produces the protein MAKSLIIVESPAKARTITKYLGRGYTVMASVGHVKDLPTSKLGVDVERDFEPQYVTIKGKAKVLAEIKKKAQEADKVFLAPDPDREGEAIAWHIAQEINGKGKKKNGKIYRVLFNEITESAIKRALQSPGQIDMKLVHAQQARRVLDRIVGYQGSQLLWKKVRRGLSMGRVQSVAVKLICDREKEREAFRPEEYWSITATLAGSQPPPFEAKLHSINEQEASIPSGEHARRIVEDVQGKEFVVRSIERKEKRRNPVAPFITSRLQQEAARKLHFTPKKTMTLAQQLYEGVDIGDEGPTGLITYMRTDSTRISNEAMEEARRLIRERFGEEFLPATPNVYKTQKAAQEAHEAIRPTSVARDPESVRSYLEPDLYNLYKLIWNRFVASQMVPAVLDVTRVDCAPIGTRDRYIFRATGTVVKFPGHTAVYMEGKDADALNGNQKAASDAEDEAERQLPVLSEGERLRLVAQDGQSVPGITPKQHFTQPPPRYNEALLIRELEEKGIGRPSTYASIISTIQERKYVEKVDGRFVPTETGKTVNEFLLKGFPDLINVDFTSQMEQELDQVEEGDKPWVAAVRDFYGPFTKDMEKARHIPGPKDTVHPPTDIPCEKCGRMMEIKWGRNGKFLACPGYKEDPPCKNTQNFEKLSDGTIKVVPKEEITTGETCEKCGSPMVVKTGRFGKFLACSAYPACKTTKPIALGVKCPTPGCGGDLVQKRTRKGRSFYSCSRYPQCEFALWDRPVNKSCPTCKAPFLVEKVSKQAGRTVQCRNEDCGYREAG, from the coding sequence ATGGCGAAATCATTGATCATTGTTGAGTCGCCGGCGAAGGCCCGGACGATCACGAAGTACTTGGGTCGCGGGTACACCGTCATGGCTTCCGTCGGCCATGTCAAAGACCTTCCGACCAGCAAACTCGGCGTCGACGTCGAACGTGATTTCGAGCCTCAGTACGTCACGATCAAGGGCAAAGCCAAAGTGCTCGCTGAGATCAAGAAGAAAGCGCAGGAGGCCGACAAGGTGTTTCTCGCGCCGGACCCTGACCGCGAAGGCGAGGCGATCGCCTGGCATATCGCCCAGGAAATCAACGGCAAGGGGAAGAAGAAAAACGGGAAAATCTACCGGGTCCTCTTCAATGAGATCACGGAATCGGCCATCAAACGCGCGTTGCAGTCGCCGGGGCAGATCGACATGAAATTGGTGCATGCGCAGCAAGCGCGGCGCGTCCTGGATCGAATCGTCGGCTATCAGGGCAGCCAGTTGCTGTGGAAGAAAGTCCGCCGCGGCTTGAGCATGGGGCGGGTCCAATCGGTCGCGGTGAAATTGATCTGCGACCGGGAAAAGGAGCGGGAAGCGTTCCGTCCCGAGGAGTATTGGTCCATCACGGCCACGCTGGCCGGCAGCCAACCTCCTCCGTTCGAGGCCAAGCTGCACAGCATCAACGAGCAGGAAGCTTCCATCCCGTCCGGTGAACACGCCCGGCGGATCGTGGAGGACGTGCAGGGGAAAGAGTTCGTCGTCCGATCCATCGAGCGAAAGGAGAAGCGGCGCAATCCCGTCGCACCGTTCATCACCAGCCGGCTCCAGCAGGAAGCGGCCCGCAAGCTGCACTTCACGCCGAAGAAAACCATGACCCTGGCTCAACAACTGTACGAGGGCGTGGACATCGGCGACGAAGGGCCGACCGGATTGATCACCTATATGCGGACGGACTCGACCCGGATCTCCAACGAAGCGATGGAAGAAGCCAGGCGCCTGATCCGGGAACGGTTCGGCGAGGAGTTTCTGCCGGCGACGCCCAACGTCTACAAAACCCAGAAGGCCGCGCAGGAGGCGCACGAAGCGATCAGGCCGACCTCGGTCGCGCGCGATCCGGAATCCGTCCGGTCGTACCTGGAGCCCGATCTCTACAACTTGTACAAGCTCATCTGGAATCGGTTCGTCGCGTCGCAGATGGTGCCGGCCGTACTCGATGTCACACGGGTGGATTGCGCGCCGATCGGCACAAGAGATCGCTACATCTTTCGGGCGACCGGGACGGTCGTCAAATTTCCGGGCCATACGGCCGTCTACATGGAAGGCAAGGACGCGGACGCCCTCAACGGGAATCAGAAGGCCGCGTCCGACGCCGAGGATGAGGCCGAGCGTCAACTTCCGGTTCTGAGCGAGGGGGAGCGCCTCCGTCTGGTCGCTCAAGACGGGCAGAGCGTGCCGGGGATTACGCCGAAGCAGCATTTCACCCAGCCGCCTCCGCGCTACAACGAGGCGCTGCTGATTCGCGAGCTGGAAGAGAAAGGCATCGGCCGCCCGTCCACGTATGCGAGCATCATTTCCACCATTCAGGAGCGGAAGTACGTGGAAAAGGTCGACGGCCGATTCGTCCCTACGGAAACGGGCAAAACGGTGAATGAGTTTCTCCTCAAAGGCTTCCCCGACCTCATCAACGTCGACTTCACGTCGCAAATGGAGCAGGAGTTGGATCAGGTCGAGGAAGGCGACAAGCCGTGGGTCGCCGCGGTCAGGGACTTTTACGGGCCCTTTACGAAGGACATGGAAAAGGCGCGGCACATTCCGGGCCCCAAGGACACCGTTCATCCGCCGACCGACATCCCGTGCGAAAAGTGCGGCCGCATGATGGAGATCAAGTGGGGCCGGAACGGAAAGTTTCTGGCGTGTCCCGGGTACAAGGAGGACCCGCCCTGCAAGAACACTCAGAACTTCGAGAAGTTGTCCGACGGCACCATCAAAGTCGTGCCGAAAGAAGAGATCACCACCGGAGAAACCTGCGAGAAGTGCGGCAGTCCGATGGTGGTCAAGACCGGCCGCTTCGGGAAGTTCCTCGCCTGCTCCGCCTACCCGGCCTGCAAGACCACCAAGCCGATCGCGTTGGGAGTCAAGTGCCCGACGCCGGGTTGCGGCGGCGATCTGGTGCAGAAGCGGACGCGAAAGGGCCGGTCGTTCTACTCCTGCAGCCGCTATCCGCAGTGTGAATTCGCGTTGTGGGATCGCCCGGTGAATAAATCCTGTCCGACCTGCAAAGCGCCCTTCCTCGTCGAGAAAGTCAGCAAACAGGCCGGCCGAACCGTCCAGTGCCGCAATGAAGATTGCGGCTATCGGGAAGCCGGATAA
- the bfr gene encoding bacterioferritin, with the protein MKAKEGVVDFLNKVVTMELTAVHQYLLHASLCENWGYHRLQHEFRELATEEMSHVSKVLDHILYLEGTPDMQKLGTVSSGRGVPDLFQADLRFEQDDVKLLRDAIAHCAKVGDFTTRHKLEDMVVETEEHVDWFETQLRAIKQVGLENYLSEQIKKEGS; encoded by the coding sequence ATGAAAGCGAAAGAAGGTGTTGTCGACTTCCTGAACAAGGTGGTCACCATGGAGCTGACGGCGGTCCACCAATACCTCCTGCACGCCTCGCTGTGCGAGAACTGGGGGTATCACCGCTTACAGCATGAGTTTCGCGAATTGGCCACTGAAGAGATGAGCCATGTGTCCAAGGTGCTCGATCATATCCTGTATCTCGAGGGCACCCCGGACATGCAGAAACTGGGGACCGTCAGCAGCGGCCGCGGCGTCCCGGACCTGTTTCAGGCGGACTTGCGGTTCGAACAGGACGACGTGAAACTCCTGCGCGACGCCATCGCGCATTGCGCGAAGGTCGGGGACTTCACCACGAGGCACAAGCTCGAGGACATGGTCGTTGAGACCGAGGAGCATGTTGACTGGTTCGAGACCCAGCTCAGGGCCATCAAGCAGGTTGGACTCGAAAATTACCTGTCCGAACAGATCAAGAAGGAAGGGTCATAA
- a CDS encoding AraC family transcriptional regulator has translation MQAPPDVAQRVQEFIRNNLHEGLTLKDLARFLGYSDKYCSDLFKALIGIPFSHYLKRLRLERAVGLLAESNATLSCIAEALGFSDQFAFSHFFKNAVGCSPQRFRSQCPSRRLRPNLSRSAWASRRSKPHSKG, from the coding sequence TTGCAGGCGCCTCCGGACGTCGCGCAGCGCGTGCAGGAGTTCATCAGGAACAACCTGCACGAGGGCCTGACCCTCAAGGATCTGGCGCGGTTTCTGGGCTACTCGGACAAGTACTGCTCCGATCTCTTCAAGGCCCTCATCGGCATTCCCTTCTCCCACTATCTGAAGCGTCTTCGCCTTGAGCGGGCCGTCGGCCTGCTCGCGGAGTCGAATGCGACGCTGTCCTGCATCGCCGAGGCCCTCGGCTTCAGCGATCAGTTCGCCTTCAGTCATTTCTTCAAAAACGCCGTCGGCTGCTCCCCTCAACGGTTCAGATCGCAATGCCCCTCACGCCGACTTCGCCCGAACCTTTCGCGCTCCGCATGGGCGAGCCGCCGCTCCAAGCCGCATAGTAAAGGTTGA
- a CDS encoding Rne/Rng family ribonuclease, translating to MGQEIAISVAREETRVAVLDNGLVTDLYTDRAKDKDFVGNIYKGRVAKVLPGMQAAFVDIGLEKAAFMHVSDLSTDTEPGDTLMDSEDDDRGAELPRPRRQTLKPIEQLLSEGQELMVQISKGPIGTKGPRVTTYVSLPGRYLVFMPNVDHIGVSRRIPRDEERARLKEIMKRLRRPGYGYIVRTVSEGVKEDDLRSDVEFLHVLWQDILKKRDQQPAPSLLHSDLSLSFRVVRDLFGKKVERLLIDSKEEYDAIRDFVQRFSPEQVSRIHYYDKEERLFDYLAIEQEIARALSRKVWLKSGGYIVIDHTEAMTVIDVNTGRFVGKRDQEETILRNNLEAVKEIAYQIKLRGIGGIIIIDFIDMEREKNREKVYQALVDAMASDKARTRISRISDLGLIELSRERVREDLLRAMSEPCRYCEGRGYTKSPMTVAYEIFREIRRIGSLGDGQKVVVGAHPAVAELLQDEERQGIEELERHFSAKIIVMPDEKLHLEQYDIVVL from the coding sequence ATGGGACAAGAGATCGCGATCAGCGTCGCGCGCGAAGAAACGCGCGTGGCGGTGCTCGATAACGGGCTGGTCACCGATCTGTACACCGATCGGGCCAAGGACAAGGATTTTGTCGGCAACATCTACAAGGGACGCGTCGCCAAGGTCTTGCCGGGCATGCAAGCGGCGTTCGTCGACATCGGGTTGGAAAAAGCGGCCTTCATGCATGTCTCGGACCTGTCGACCGATACGGAGCCCGGCGACACCCTGATGGACAGCGAGGACGACGACAGGGGGGCGGAACTGCCTCGGCCCCGTCGCCAGACCTTGAAGCCGATCGAACAGTTGCTGAGCGAGGGGCAGGAGCTGATGGTCCAAATCTCCAAAGGCCCCATCGGCACCAAGGGCCCGCGCGTCACCACCTACGTGTCCCTGCCGGGTCGGTATCTCGTGTTCATGCCGAACGTCGACCACATCGGGGTGTCGCGGCGGATTCCCCGCGACGAGGAGCGGGCGAGGCTGAAGGAGATCATGAAGCGGCTCCGGCGGCCCGGCTACGGGTACATCGTCCGGACCGTGAGCGAGGGGGTGAAAGAAGACGACCTGCGCTCGGACGTCGAATTTTTGCACGTTCTGTGGCAGGACATCCTGAAGAAGCGGGACCAACAGCCGGCTCCTTCTTTGCTGCACTCGGACCTCAGCCTGAGCTTCAGGGTGGTGCGCGATCTCTTCGGGAAGAAAGTCGAACGGCTGCTCATCGATTCGAAGGAGGAATATGACGCCATCCGGGATTTCGTGCAGCGATTCTCGCCGGAGCAGGTTTCGCGGATCCACTACTACGACAAGGAAGAGCGACTGTTCGACTACCTGGCCATCGAACAGGAGATCGCCCGCGCGCTCAGTCGGAAGGTGTGGCTCAAGTCCGGCGGGTATATCGTCATCGACCATACGGAAGCCATGACGGTCATCGATGTCAACACGGGACGCTTCGTCGGCAAACGCGATCAGGAAGAAACCATCCTCCGAAACAATTTGGAAGCCGTCAAGGAGATCGCGTACCAGATCAAGCTGCGGGGCATCGGCGGAATCATCATCATCGACTTCATTGATATGGAGCGGGAGAAAAACCGGGAGAAGGTCTACCAGGCCCTGGTCGACGCCATGGCTTCGGACAAGGCGCGCACGCGCATCTCCCGCATCTCGGACCTGGGACTCATCGAGCTGTCGCGCGAACGGGTTCGAGAAGATCTTCTGCGGGCGATGTCAGAGCCCTGTCGGTACTGCGAGGGGCGGGGGTATACGAAATCGCCCATGACCGTCGCCTACGAGATCTTCCGCGAGATCCGGCGGATCGGCAGCCTGGGCGATGGGCAGAAAGTCGTGGTCGGCGCGCATCCCGCGGTGGCGGAACTGCTCCAGGACGAGGAGCGGCAGGGCATCGAAGAACTGGAACGCCACTTCTCGGCCAAGATCATCGTGATGCCCGACGAGAAGCTGCACCTGGAGCAATACGATATCGTCGTGCTCTGA
- the rodA gene encoding rod shape-determining protein RodA, translating to MIDRVIDNRGFDSFDWRFIGLVLAILFLGVLSIYSVTHAQQGGTPFYLKQLMWIALGSAAFVAMLTVDYHKIARLAYPLYAIILVLLAVVLVIGKTSRGAQRWIPIGPFAFQPSEFAKLVLILVLAHYYSSAPRIGWLQRVVLPGLIMLPGLLLILKQPDLGSGLSFLAVYAAMLLMVGMRSQAIGIILLFSLMLFPFAWELLWGSLHEYQRHRIMAFVDPEYDPGGKGYHGLQSRIAIGSGELLGKGLYGGTQSQLKFLPEGHTDFVFAVFAEEWGFLGVLLLLALFVGLIWLSLEIASRAKDVLGALLAAGVIAMLCFCVVVNIGMTAGMFPIVGIPLPLMSYGGSVTITTMAALGLLLNIKRRRLTLFY from the coding sequence ATGATCGACCGCGTGATCGACAACCGCGGGTTCGACAGCTTCGACTGGCGTTTTATCGGGCTCGTCCTGGCTATTTTGTTCCTGGGCGTTCTGTCGATTTACAGCGTGACCCACGCCCAGCAGGGCGGGACGCCGTTCTATCTGAAGCAACTCATGTGGATCGCGCTCGGCAGCGCGGCGTTCGTCGCGATGCTGACGGTGGACTATCACAAGATCGCACGGCTGGCGTACCCCCTCTACGCGATCATCCTGGTGCTGCTGGCCGTCGTGTTGGTCATAGGCAAGACCAGCCGGGGCGCGCAGCGATGGATTCCGATCGGCCCCTTTGCGTTTCAGCCCTCCGAGTTCGCCAAGTTGGTGCTGATCCTGGTGCTCGCGCATTACTATTCGAGCGCGCCGCGCATCGGATGGCTGCAACGCGTGGTTCTGCCCGGACTGATCATGCTTCCGGGCTTGTTGTTGATTTTGAAACAGCCGGATTTGGGCAGCGGACTGAGTTTTCTGGCGGTCTACGCCGCGATGCTGCTGATGGTCGGGATGCGGTCGCAGGCGATCGGGATCATTCTGTTGTTTTCGCTCATGCTCTTCCCCTTCGCCTGGGAACTGTTGTGGGGCTCGCTGCATGAGTATCAGCGACACCGGATCATGGCCTTCGTCGACCCGGAGTACGATCCGGGCGGCAAGGGCTATCACGGGCTCCAGTCCCGCATCGCGATCGGATCGGGGGAGTTGCTGGGCAAGGGGCTGTATGGAGGCACGCAAAGCCAGCTCAAGTTCCTGCCGGAGGGGCATACGGACTTCGTGTTCGCCGTGTTTGCGGAGGAATGGGGATTTCTCGGCGTCCTGCTGTTGCTGGCCCTCTTCGTCGGGCTGATCTGGCTCTCGCTGGAGATCGCCTCGCGCGCCAAGGACGTCCTCGGCGCGCTGCTGGCCGCCGGCGTCATCGCGATGCTGTGCTTTTGCGTCGTCGTCAACATCGGCATGACCGCCGGGATGTTCCCGATCGTCGGCATCCCCCTGCCCTTGATGAGTTACGGGGGAAGCGTCACAATAACGACGATGGCGGCCCTTGGTCTTCTATTGAATATCAAGCGTCGTCGGTTAACGTTGTTTTATTGA
- the mrdA gene encoding penicillin-binding protein 2, whose protein sequence is MASVGFQDVELGELQRRLTVLRIGLLLVVALLAFRLWHLQIREGSYYRDLSENNRTRSVILEPVRGQIYDRNGVLLANNVPSFTLYVTLEDVKDREALIQQLTSLLGLDPDMVRRKLATKGGKLLPRKIKDRLSLREAAVIEAHRLDLPGVMIQVESQRNYPGGAVAAHLLGYVGEVSAEQLERSEFEELHQGSMIGQYGVEKTFDRFLRGKAGQKSVEVDALGHEKRSDVVEKPEAGDDLYLTIDVRLQRLAEDLLGEEAGAIVALDPTNGDVLAMASRPAFDPNVLSRELTPKQWVEIVQDEGHPLNNRATQGQYPPGSTFKVIMAAAALETKTVSPSTTVRCTGGYQFGRRLYRDWKAGGHGFIDLEQALVHSCDVYFYTVGQRMGIDTIADYAKQFGLGQPTGIELPSERVGIVPSTSWKEKVKGEPWLPGETISASIGQGYVTVTPLQMASVIGTIANNGVAYRPRLVQAIMDRATGRLQELPAVARGKVEVKPQTLKLIQEGLAGVVREGTATRAKSVLISIAGKTGTAQTAALRTGPEKDIPKKFRDHAWFVAYAPVEKPRIAVAVLVEHMGHGGSAAAPLAKEIIEALVKLPPKAPVVAQGPGVPTASAPRETR, encoded by the coding sequence ATGGCGTCCGTCGGATTTCAAGATGTCGAGCTGGGCGAGCTTCAGCGTCGGCTGACCGTTTTACGGATCGGCTTGCTGCTGGTGGTGGCCTTGCTGGCCTTTCGGCTCTGGCATTTGCAGATCCGCGAGGGATCCTATTATCGCGACCTGTCGGAAAACAACCGGACCCGCTCGGTGATTCTGGAGCCGGTGCGCGGGCAGATCTACGACCGGAACGGCGTGCTGCTGGCGAACAATGTGCCGAGTTTCACGCTCTATGTGACGCTGGAGGATGTGAAAGATCGCGAGGCGCTGATTCAGCAGCTCACCTCGCTCCTCGGGCTCGATCCGGATATGGTGCGCCGGAAACTGGCGACGAAGGGCGGGAAATTGCTTCCCCGCAAGATCAAGGACCGCCTGAGCCTGCGCGAGGCGGCCGTCATCGAAGCGCATCGTCTCGATCTGCCGGGCGTCATGATTCAGGTCGAATCGCAGCGCAACTATCCGGGCGGCGCGGTCGCTGCGCATCTCCTCGGATACGTGGGCGAGGTCTCGGCCGAACAGTTGGAGCGGTCCGAATTCGAGGAACTGCACCAGGGAAGCATGATCGGGCAGTACGGCGTTGAAAAGACGTTCGATCGTTTCCTCAGAGGAAAAGCGGGGCAGAAGAGCGTCGAAGTCGATGCCCTGGGCCATGAGAAGCGCAGCGACGTCGTGGAGAAGCCGGAGGCCGGCGACGATCTGTATCTCACGATCGATGTCCGGTTGCAGAGGCTGGCCGAAGACCTGCTGGGAGAAGAAGCCGGCGCCATCGTGGCGTTGGATCCGACCAACGGCGACGTCTTGGCCATGGCGAGCCGGCCGGCCTTCGATCCGAATGTCCTGTCGCGGGAGTTGACTCCCAAACAATGGGTGGAGATCGTCCAGGACGAAGGGCACCCGCTCAACAACCGGGCTACGCAAGGCCAGTATCCGCCCGGGTCGACCTTCAAGGTGATCATGGCGGCGGCGGCGCTGGAGACCAAGACGGTCAGTCCCTCGACCACCGTGCGATGCACCGGCGGCTATCAGTTCGGAAGGCGCCTCTATCGCGACTGGAAAGCCGGGGGACACGGCTTCATCGACCTGGAACAGGCGTTGGTCCATTCCTGCGACGTGTATTTCTACACGGTCGGACAGCGGATGGGCATCGACACCATCGCCGACTACGCCAAGCAATTTGGGTTGGGACAGCCCACCGGCATCGAGTTGCCGTCCGAACGTGTGGGGATCGTCCCGTCCACCAGTTGGAAGGAAAAAGTGAAAGGAGAGCCGTGGCTGCCGGGAGAAACCATCTCGGCCTCCATCGGCCAGGGCTATGTCACGGTCACGCCGCTCCAGATGGCCAGCGTGATCGGAACGATCGCCAACAACGGCGTGGCTTACCGGCCGCGGCTCGTCCAGGCGATCATGGACCGCGCCACCGGACGCCTGCAGGAGTTGCCGGCCGTCGCGCGTGGCAAGGTGGAGGTGAAACCGCAAACGCTGAAGCTGATTCAGGAAGGGCTGGCCGGGGTCGTGCGGGAAGGGACCGCGACCCGCGCCAAGTCCGTGCTCATCAGCATCGCCGGCAAAACCGGGACCGCGCAGACCGCCGCGCTCAGGACGGGACCGGAGAAGGATATTCCCAAGAAATTCCGCGACCACGCCTGGTTCGTGGCCTACGCGCCGGTCGAGAAGCCGCGCATCGCGGTCGCCGTCTTGGTGGAGCATATGGGGCACGGAGGGTCGGCGGCTGCGCCGTTGGCCAAAGAAATCATCGAGGCGCTCGTGAAATTGCCGCCAAAGGCCCCGGTTGTGGCGCAGGGGCCCGGTGTGCCGACCGCTTCGGCGCCAAGGGAGACGCGATGA
- a CDS encoding HD domain-containing phosphohydrolase, with amino-acid sequence MNSTGPALLNHHPDLAAVVDELHALDHVRLPARSLSDVRAVQIRRIVRRIESLLPHHGGHGERTACYALAFGEALGLSDDELLHLRFAALLHDIGLLTVPAGILSETRPLTGDEYAALQSHPRAAAELLEPIRFLRRAALLIAHHHERWDGFGYPYGLRGEFIPLGSRILAVADTFDALAARRPAAAKVFEHETALAQLQAVAGSQLDPDLVATFVRLAPALRPDSSPGWGCAPHPFGRGASLPPGPPARPFSGKTARPAGERSKAGRPERSTTTMNESPPRP; translated from the coding sequence GCCCTCGATCATGTGCGGCTGCCGGCTCGATCCTTGTCGGACGTTCGCGCCGTTCAGATACGGCGGATCGTCCGACGAATCGAGAGCCTCTTGCCGCATCACGGAGGCCACGGGGAGCGGACCGCCTGCTACGCTCTTGCGTTCGGAGAAGCCCTCGGGCTTTCCGACGACGAATTACTCCACCTCCGCTTCGCCGCATTGCTCCACGATATCGGCTTGCTGACGGTCCCGGCCGGCATCCTGTCGGAGACGAGACCGCTTACCGGCGATGAGTACGCAGCGCTGCAGAGCCATCCGCGGGCCGCCGCCGAACTGCTGGAGCCGATCCGTTTCCTGCGCCGGGCCGCGCTTCTGATCGCCCACCACCATGAACGCTGGGACGGGTTCGGCTATCCCTACGGCCTGCGAGGTGAGTTCATTCCGCTCGGCTCCCGCATCCTGGCGGTCGCGGACACGTTCGACGCGCTGGCCGCCCGTAGGCCGGCGGCTGCCAAGGTGTTCGAGCACGAAACTGCATTGGCGCAACTGCAAGCCGTGGCCGGCTCGCAACTCGATCCTGATCTTGTCGCGACCTTCGTCCGGCTGGCGCCGGCACTGAGGCCTGACAGCTCTCCCGGGTGGGGTTGTGCCCCCCACCCATTCGGGCGGGGCGCCTCTCTTCCTCCTGGGCCCCCCGCCCGCCCCTTTTCTGGAAAGACCGCACGGCCCGCCGGCGAACGTTCGAAAGCGGGCAGACCGGAGCGCTCGACGACGACCATGAATGAGAGCCCGCCGAGGCCATGA